A single window of Venturia canescens isolate UGA chromosome 3, ASM1945775v1, whole genome shotgun sequence DNA harbors:
- the LOC122407851 gene encoding erythroid differentiation-related factor 1, whose amino-acid sequence MSDDTRGNDDRIIPLAVVVAPDSPRKQVKSTAVVKYSAVTTPATFAQLQCNTDLNLPPSNWLSSSAESYGLQSVWSQSTGFSSFRMAHMFPDCVGEVDVVSDAENIKRLLKMPYNNGVISMMVHRIENTLLLDDFDIQKYLLRQAESDWEWLKKFVYEHIFQNASDKEKRLFYKSNSRNALQQKNLVSKFLYHSLVLADNKDKVKTPPLPLSPLEPVLPEPTIEEKLPDPNQSHNFARNVVWTFENIQMLIGTDMPIFGGKTHPCISLKLRDVSKPINVLTGIDYWLDNLMCNVPEVVMCYHLDGIVQKYELIKTEDLPNMDDAKFSPKVIRDVAQNILSFLKNNATKAGHTYWLFKGKDDDVVKLYDLTSLCSEATDVKEQNPFTVPVAMLLYRVARNMKYSPDCHKQRGTIRMLLENCVELLTKENHPQIMTSAHYMLSDLYVPADTDPAKPTLVEQTEEEDASSECSSNQENSEVNERNEDGSSADVKLLMLTQIQEQPDHEEHKYKPPMISGTVAERCLAALDHVYQGLECLKYFPSADKTGDETESSNNVEAAANIKEEEQNMAKPFQAIPMPYAPLNKPESESSNNSANNSPGHQRKKVKSRKKKVEKSSSKEQVVLDGSPKALLCKAKVETLPTWQAPKKSDNLSWKTHLKTLLYEKATLIYSVLAEYEYSNNAYGSSLRYILAVLRCHKMLQVFCDVNNDKSISYSLGRAGDCCFMTVQDWRNVEDHKRAYGQKNENEEKIVEEILNIENLDSNDAELLPKQFETIESTFIASLKCYERALELDPLEPDKVILIRRLGNINNELGVLYMNQAAARYQHTGANDDESMPKDLISDVNNLLARSQSHFDSGLKAFETVHDEANLALLYSNTGRLMRLRALMHSQIPSQERHFHNKELASYQKALQVLGSRKTNPVIWDAVTWDLSTTLYTVATLLQDYPPGGNKTEEELEREVVDMLQKAIKYCDTETSGPRQPVYQFRAATIHHRLASLYHRVYRELKADIDNHKRKNSLKLSKLYYSKAAKLLLSLEQPIEYLTVQLERVALVENQAESATSFNNKLKFYQSGLDLIIQCQPILKVLLEKATTASKTIVVADHKMTENITEVGNIPEAGDSNAEDRKQGEEEEKLILLLEQRLQYLLKSLIKLCRDKNPDSLDKAVSIRPSKSENLVNLYKQCYSLTLQRETLSGLRLLDHMSEVLGVIERNIKQCSES is encoded by the exons ATGTCTGACGATACGAGAGGCAACGATGACAGA ataatACCACTGGCAGTGGTAGTTGCACCAGATTCACCAAGAAAGCAAGTGAAATCAACGGCAGTAGTTAAATATTCAGCAGTAACGACTCCAGCAACATTTGCCCAGTTGCAATGCAACACGGATTTGAATCTCCCGCCAAGCAATTGGCTGAGCAGTTCAGCCGAGAGTTATGGTTTGCAGAGTGTCTGGTCGCAAAGCACAGGATTTTCGAGTTTCCGTATGGCTCACATGTTTCCTGATTGCGTGGGTGAAGTTGATGTAGTTTCGGACGCAGAAAACATCAAAAGACTGTTGAAAATGCCATACAATAACGGAGTTATATCGATGATGGTACATCGTATAGAAAACACACTTTTGCTTGATGATTTTGACATCCAAAAGTACCTTCTGCGTCAAGCTGAAAGCGATTGGGAATGGCTCAAGAAATTTGTGTATgagcatatttttcaaaatgcgaGTGACAAAGAGAAAAGACTGTTCTACAAATCTAATAGCAGAAACGCTTTGCAACAGAAAAATTTGGTGTCTaaatttttgtatcattctTTGGTGCTTGCGGACAACAAGGATAAAGTGAAAACTCCCCCTTTGCCTCTGAGTCCGCTCGAACCTGTACTTCCTGAGCCTactattgaagaaaaattaccTGATCCAAATCAGAGTCACAATTTTGCAAGAAACGTTGTCTGgacttttgaaaatattcaaatgttGATCGGCACTGATATGCCCATTTTTGGGGGAAAAACTCATCCGTGCATAAGCCTCAAACTACGCGACGTTAGTAAACCCATCAATGTTCTCACTGGTATTGATTATTGGCTTGACAATCTCATGTGCAACGTTCCCGAAGTCGTTATGTGCTATCATTTGGATGGGATTGTCCAGAAATACGAACTGATCAAAACTGAGGACTTACCTAATATGGACGACGCGAAATTCAGCCCAAAAGTTATCCGGGATGTTGCTCAAAATATTCTTAGCTTTCTTAAAAACAATGCGACTAAAGCTGGGCACACATACTGGCTTTTCAAAG gCAAAGATGACGACGTAGTGAAGCTTTACGATTTAACATCGCTTTGCAGCGAAGCAACGGATGTCAAAGAACAAAATCCATTCACTGTACCCGTTGCTATGTTGTTATATCGAGTGGCACGAAACATGAAATACTCGCCGGATTGTCACAAGCAGAGAGGAACGATAAGGATGTTGTTGGAAAATTGCGTCGAGCTTCTTACCAAAGAGAATCATCCACAAATTATGACATCGGCTCATTACATGTTATCAGATTTGTACGTACCCGCCGACACAGATCCTGCTAAACCGACTCTTGTTGAACAAACTGAGGAGGAAGATGCCTCAAGTGAATGTAGCAGTAATCAAGAAAATTCGGAAGtgaatgaaagaaatgaagaCGGAAGCAGCGCGGACGTTAAATTGTTGATGCTCACTCAGA TACAAGAGCAACCAGATCACGAAGAACACAAATATAAACCTCCAATGATAAGCGGAACAGTAGCAGAGCGTTGTCTCGCTGCTCTCGACCATGTTTATCAGGGTCTGGagtgtttaaaatatttcCCATCGGCGGATAAAACCGGAGATGAAACAGAGAGCTCGAATAATGTGGAAGCAGCTGCAAATATTAAAGAAGAAGAGCAGAACATGGCTAAGCCGTTTCAAGCAATTCCCATGCCCTATGCACCGTTGAACAAGCCTGAGAGTGAATCCAGCAACAATTCAGCGAACAATAGTCCGGGTCATCAACGGAAAAAGgtgaaatcgagaaaaaaaaaagttgaaaagagcTCGTCGAAAGAGCAGGTCGTTTTAGACGGTTCGCCAAAAGCTTTGTTGTGCAAAGCTAAAGTGGAAACTCTGCCGACTTGGCAAGCGCCGAAAAAAAGCGATAATCTCAGCTGGAAAACTCACttgaaaacacttttgtaCGAAAAAGCAACACTCATTTACTCCGTACTCGCCGAATACGAATACTCCAACAACGCATACGGCTCCTCGTTGAGATATATATTAGCTGTTTTGCGCTGTCACAAAATGCTTCAAGTTTTTTGCGATGTCAACAACGACAAGAGTATAAGCTACTCGCTCGGACGGGCTGGCGATTGTTGCTTCATGACTGTACAAGATTGGCGCAATGTCGAAGATCATAAGCGGGCATACGggcagaaaaacgaaaatgaggAAAAGATCGTCGAGGAGATTCTTAATATTGAAAACTTGGACTCGA ATGATGCCGAATTACTACCAAAACAATTTGAAACTATAGAGTCAACGTTTATCGCATCCCTCAAGTGTTACGAGAGAGCGCTCGAACTCGATCCTTTAGAGCCTGACAAAGTAATTCTTATAAGAAGATTGGGAAACATAAACAACGAATTGGGAGTTTTGTATATGAATCAAGCTGCTG CACGATATCAACACACGGGTGCGAACGATGACGAGTCGATGCCCAAGGACCTCATCTCCGATGTGAATAATCTTCTTGCGCGGTCACAAAGTCATTTTGATTCAGGATTGAAAGCTTTTGAGACTGTTCACGACGAGGCGAATCTCGCGCTTCTGTATTCCAACACCGGCCGTCTCATGCGCTTGCGGGCTCTTATGCATTCGCAAATTCCCTCTCAAGAGCGTCATTTTCATAATAAAGAATTGGCCAGCTATCAAAAAGCCCTGCAGGTTTTGGGCTCGAGAAAAACAAACCCAGTGATTTGGGATGCCGTTACGTGGGATTTGTCGACGACACTGTACACCGTTGCTACTCTTCTCCAAGATTATCCTCCCGGAGGAAACAAA aCCGAAGAAGAACTGGAACGCGAAGTTGTGGACATGTTACAAAAAGCTATCAAGTACTGCGACACCGAAACATCCGGGCCTCGTCAGCCCGTTTATCAGTTTCGTGCTGCGACCATTCATCATAGACTGGCATCTTTATATCATCGAGTTTACCGTGAATTGAAAGCAGACATCGATAATCACAAACGCAAAAATTCACTCAAATTGAGCAAACTTTATTACTCGAAAGCTGCTAAATTGTTACTTTCTTTGGAGCAACCCATTGAATACTTGACGGTTCAATTGGAAAGAGTCGCCTTGGTTGAAAATCAAGCAGAAT CGGCGACGAGTTTCAACAAcaagttaaaattttatcagaGCGGTCTGGATCTCATAATCCAGTGTCAACCGATCCTGAAGGTGCTTCTCGAAAAAGCGACGACTGCGAGCAAAACGATTGTAGTTGCGGATCATAAAATGACTGAGAATATAACCGAGGTGGGAAATATTCCGGAGGCTGGAGATTCGAACGCCGAGGATCGTAAGCAAggagaggaagaggaaaaactGATACTGTTGTTGGAGCAGAGGTTACAATATTTGTTGAAGTCGCTTATAAAGTTGTGTCGTGATAAAAATCCTGACAGTCTCGATAAAGCAGTCTCGATCCGTCCATCGAAGTCTGAAAATCTTGTGAATCTCTACAAACAGTGTTACAGCCTTACGCTGCAGCGTGAAACACTCTCAGGCCTTAGACTGCTCGACCATATGTCAGAGGTGTTGGGTGTCATAGAACGAAATATAAAACAGTGCTCGGAGTCttaa
- the LOC122407948 gene encoding endothelin-converting enzyme homolog yields MSSGRPIIAICMLLGRIAITVCGPFDGQLPEDDIHESKSEETSSKYPDKNDVCSTPECVLAASRFLNDMDRKVEPCDDFYQFVCGNYEKSARINDDYFYAATIYLRFEEAYARLQRIIEDIDESTAPAVFLNITSAYKSCLENKWYNTEEPSVDESQRDYIVGLWKKIRQERENELYLSIYDFNPQLFSTLYYQSEYNRSQNVLHISLKQPVIAWAYLKEGLANQVVREYLMFMKNVGINLGADQRQVDSDLLDVLNFEVELAKIVSPENEDEEDKFYHDYTEMTLKQLKRFFPHLRFERASKNMTDTSKFQTQIALKTLKKLDELIAQKSTLVLANWALWRKTVEKTSGLGQVIRHKHQSLIGHDRTGAFLTDGVTRECVKEVRSAFPFVLNVLYYGQFLSEDAVKSMEAIFANTKAAFIESMKKATWLSDFTKQQAIEKVESTGNRFGFFEKFMLNRTLNSSSADLKLSEGFLAANRANITAILNNFNKRYIEELDFMDYPAFYVPKQRYVGMGALLFSDVMHDTGHPASLNYGGFGATVAHEIMHGFDHVRKWYDQTGNMRLEPWWDVDSLKNYAARTRCLENQHRKYASDELGLDVTPSRTRDEDLADLVGTRMAYSAYVELAKDSLPEKQLPGLDYSPRQMFWISTANTACVKTRPVAALRFLYEEEHSLPKLRINVPLSNLQEFADDFNCAVGSKMNPKDKCTIW; encoded by the exons ATGTCTTCTGGGCGACCAATAATCGCGATTTGCATGCTTTTAGGGCGCATTGCGATAACCGTTTGTGGACCTTTTG ATGGGCAGTTACCAGAGGACGACATCCACGAGTCGAAGTCGGAAGAAACCTCGTCAAAGTATCCGGATAAAAATGACGTTTGTTCGACCCCAGAATGCGTTCTTGCGG CATCGAGGTTTTTGAACGATATGGATCGAAAGGTTGAGCCATGCGACGATTTTTATCAGTTCGTTTGTGGAAACTATGAAAAGTCAGCCAGGATCAacgatgattatttttatgctGCTACGATCTATCTAAGGTTCGAAGAGGCGTATGCGCGCCTGCAACGGATCATAGAGGACATTGACGAATCGACAGCACCCGCGGTTTTCTTGAACATCACAAGTGCTTACAAATCTTGTCTGGAAAACA AATGGTACAATACCGAAGAACCATCCGTCGATGAGTCGCAGCGCGATTACATTGTTggtttgtggaaaaaaattagacAAGAAAGGGAGAACGAATTATATCTTTCTATTTATGACTTCAATCCACAACTGTTCTCCACTTTGTATTACCAAAGCGAGTACAACCGGTCACAAAATGTTTTGCAT atTTCATTAAAGCAACCGGTTATTGCGTGGGCTTATCTAAAGGAAGGCTTGGCAAATCAAGTTGTTCGAGAATACTTAATGTTCATGAAAAACGTTGGTATAAATCTGGGTGCTGATCAACGGCAAGTAGACTCCGATCTGCTGGAcgttttgaatttcgaagtgGAGCTTGCTAAA ATCGTGTCACCGGAGaacgaggacgaggaggaCAAATTTTATCACGATTACACCGAAATGACTCTGAAACaattgaaaagattttttccgcACTTGCGCTTCGAGCGAGCCAGTAAAAATATGACGGACACTTCCAAATTTCAAACTCAAATAGCTCTAAAAACCTTGAAGAAACTGGATGAATTGATCGCTCAAAAATCGACGCTGGTTTTGGCTAATTGGGCTTTATGGCGAAAAACTGTAGAAAAAACATCGGGATTGGGCCAAGTTATTCGTCACAAGCATCAGTCGCTAATCGGACACGATCGCACCGGAGCTTTCTTGACAGATGGTGTGACGAGAGAATGCGTCAAAGAAGTACGTTCGGCCTTCCCATTCGTACTGAATGTTTTATACTATGGACAATTCCTCAGCGAAGATGCTGTAAAAAGTATGGAAGCGATATTCGCTAACACGAAAGCCGCATTCATCGAATCCATGAAAAAG GCTACGTGGTTGAGTGACTTCACGAAACAACAAGCTATCGAAAAAGTCGAGTCGACAGGGAACCGAtttggatttttcgaaaaattcatgctCAATAGAACTTTAAATTCGTCTTCAGCGGATCTGAAATTATCGGAAGGCTTCTTAGCAGCCAACAGAGCGAATATAACTgcaattttgaataattttaacaAGAGATACATCGAAGAGCTTGATTTTATGGATTATCCAGCGTTCTATGTTCCTAAACAGCGATACGTCG GAATGGGTGCTCTCCTATTCAGCGATGTTATGCACGATACCGGTCACCCTGCGAGTTTGAATTACGGAGGCTTCGGTGCCACCGTCGCTCACGAAATAATGCACGGGTTCGATCACGTGAGAAAATGGTATGACCAAACCGGTAATATGCGACTGGAGCCATGGTGGGACGTTGACAGTCTCAAAAACTACGCTGCGCGGACCCGATGCCTCGAAAATCAACACAGAAAGTATGCCTCTGACGAATTGGGACTCGAC GTCACACCTTCGAGGACTCGGGATGAGGATTTGGCGGATCTCGTGGGTACCAGGATGGCATACTCCGCGTACGTAGAACTGGCGAAGGATTCACTTCCTGAAAAACAATTGCCTGGACTCGATTATTCACCGAGACAAATGTTTTGGATCAGTACTGCGAACACAGCGTGCGTCAAAACCCGACCAGTAGCCGCACTTCGTTTTCTTTATGAAGAGGAACACTCGCTTCCGAAACTTCGAATTAACGTACCTTTGTCAAATCTCCAAGAATTTGCGGACGACTTCAATTGCGCTGTTGGTTCAAAAATGAATCCCAAGGATAAATGTACCATTTGGTGA